GATCGCGCAGGATCTGCCGTCCATCGGCCTGCAGCAAGGCCAGGCTCAGGCGGTCGGTGGCCCCATCCAAGGCCAGCAGGGCGCCGGGCTTGTTCTGGGGGGCGGAATCGGGCAAAGACATAGGGGCGGGAGTGTAGGTTCCCTACCATGCAGGCATGTCACGCATGCCCCCCCATTTCTCTCGCTTCTTCGCCCTCCCCCTGCTGCTGGGCCTCTGGCTGCAGGCCGGGTTGCCAGCCTGCGCACAGTCGCTATCCCCCGCCCTGCGCCAGGCACTGAGTCAGGCCCAACTGCCCGAGACCGCGCTGGCGCTGTGGGCGGCCCCGGTCGAAACCGGCGCAGCGCCCTGGCAGCAATGGCGCGCTGAGGCGCCGCACAACCCGGCCTCGCTGACCAAGCTGGCCACCACCTGGGCCGCGCTGGAGCGCCTGGGGCCGGCCTGGCGCTGGAAGACCCCGGTCTGGCTGGACGGCGAACTGGACAGCGACAGCGGCGTGCTGCGCGGCAATCTGGTGATCCAGGGCAGCGGCGACCCCAGCCTGGTGCTGGAGCGCCTGTGGCTGCTGCTGCGCCGCGTGCAGCAGGCGGGCGTGCGCGAGATTCAAGGCGACATCGTGCTCGACGCCAGCGCCTTTGCCCCCGACCCGGCCGGGCCGGGCGACTTCGACGGCGAACCCTGGCGCGCCGGCAATGTGCGACCCGATGCGCTGTTGTTCAACTACAAATCGCACCAGTTGTTGATTCGCCCGGAGCCCGCCAAGAGCCGCGCCTGGCTGCGCCTGGACACCGGGCTGCCACTGGCTACGCCTCAAGTCCCCCTGCGCGCCGGCCCCTGTGCGGACGGCCGCGGCCGCCTGCGCGCCAATTGGCGAGAGCAACCGGGCCAGATCGCCCCACTGCATCTGGCCGGCGACTGGCCGGCGGCCTGTGGCGAACACAGCTGGCCCCTGGCCGACCCCGATCCAGCGAGCTACAACGCGCGCCTGATCGAGTCGCTGTGGCGCGAGGCCGGCGGCCGTCTGAGCGGCAAGGCGCGCAGCGGCAGCGCACCCACTGAGCGCGCGCCCAGCTTTGAACTGCTCTCGCCACCCTTGGCCGAATTGGTGCGCGACATCAACAAGCACAGCAACAACCTGATGGCCGAGCAGCTGTGGCTGAGCTTGGCGCTGCAGGATGGCGCGCGCCCCGTGGACGCCGAGGCCGCGCGCAGCGGCCTGCGACAGTGGCTGGCCCAGCGCCTGCCCACGACGCTGGGCGGCACGGACTGGCGCCTGGAGAACGGCTCCGGCTTGGCGCGCGGCTCACTGATGAGTGCGCAGCAACTGGGTGAGTTGTTGCGCGCCGCCTGGGCGAGCCCGGTGATGCCGGAGCTCCTGGCCTCCTTGCCGCTGGCCGGCGAGGACGGCACGATGCGCCGCGACCCCGAGCGCTTTGGCGCCGCCCGCGCCCGCGCCCATCTGAAGACGGGCTCGCTGCGCGATGTGGCCGCCATCGCCGGTTATCTGTTGCGCCCAGATGGACAGCGCCTAGTGGTCGTGGCCTTGGTGCAGCACGAGCGCGCCGGCAGCGCTCGCCCGGTGCTGGATCTGGCCCTGCGCGAGTGGGCCACCCTGGCGGCACCCCAAAGCAAACAGGGGCCCAAGGGCCCCTGTCAAAACCACGCGAAGCGCAAGGTCAGAACGGATTGTTGACCGCGCGGCCCACCGCCAGGTTGTTGACCGAGGTGGCGCCGGCCGGGCCCAGGCGCAGGCTATCCGCCCACAGCCAGGTGTTGGTGCCCACGGCGGCATCCAGGGTGGCCGTCGTGCAGTTGGGCAAGGCCGTGGTGCAGGCCGCCTTCACCACATCGGTGAAGCCAAAACCGCTCGGGAACTTGGCGATGGTGGCGATGCTTTCGTCGGCCAGCGCCAGACCGATCAGGCGGCCGTCCTCAATCAGGCCCAGGCGCATCGCCGAGTTGAAAGCCGCGGTCAAGCGGCCCATCAACGCGGCGCGGTCGGTGTCGGTGTGCGCGGCCTTCTGTGCCTGGCCATAGGGCGTCAGGCCGATGTCCACGGTGGTCAGGATGATGATGCGGCCATTGGCATTGGCCAGGCGGTTGACCTGATCGGCCAGGGCCTTGCCGCGGGTCTTGGCCAGTTCGATCAGCTCGGCCTCTGCCTTGAGCGGGAACTGCTGATAAATCTCCACCAGGTCATGGGTACCGACCTGCAGCGTGATCAGATCCTTGGGGCCTACGGTGCCCGAGGCTGCGAAGTGTTGGTCGATCTGCGCCTTCACATCGGCCACCTTGGCGCCCACCGCACCCAGCAAATACCCAGTGACCGGCTTGTTATCGGGGTTGCAGCGCGCCAGCACCAAGCTGAACTGGGTGGCCATGGCCTGGGCCAGGATGGGGTTGCCGGCGCAATCCACCTCGCCGGTGGTGGTGCCGGTCTTCAGGGCGTTGACGCCATAGCGCTTGCCGCCCTCAGCCAGAAAGGCCTGCTCATCGCCAAAGGCCAGCAGCCGCGTCGGCTTGAAGGGTTCGATCTGGGTGCTGCCCCCGCCGCAGGCGCTCAGCGCGGCCAGAGACATGGCCGCCAAGCCACTGCGCAATTGAAACTTCATCGTCATCACTCCAGAAAACGGGGTTGGGTCAGGCCTGGGCTGCTGCGGCACGGCGCAGGCGATCCAGCACGCCGGCCCAGCGGGGGTCATCGGCCGGCGGGGCCTCAACCCAAATTTCTGCGGCGCCGGCATCGTCCAGCGCCCGCAGGGTGGCAAACAGCGATTGGGCCGCGGCCTCGGGCTGCGCGGAAAGCGCCGCCCAGGGGCCGCCGGTCCAGAGGGTGCGGGAATATACCGCCAGGCCCTGCGGCAGGCCGCCCTGGGCCAAGGCCTGCGCCAGCTGCTCGGCCGCGAACAGGCGCACCCGCGCGCGCGGTGCGTAATGCGCCTCCAGCGTGCCCGAGGCGCGCGGGGCCTGGGCGTCCGGCGCCAACAAGGGCTCGCCCAACAGGGCTTCTATTTGGGTGGCATCCAGCATGCCGGGACGCAACAACACCGGGCGGGCGCGCGTGCAGTCGACGATGGTGGACTCGATACCCACGCTGCAGGCGCCGCCATCCAACACCGGGATGCGACCCTCAAATTCCTGCAGCACGTGCGCCGCCGTGGTGGGGCTGACCCGGCCAAAGCGGTTGGCACTGGGCGCGGCCAGACCCGGCACGCCAAGCCGCGCCGCAGCCTCCAGCAATTCATGGAACAGCGGATGCGCCGGGCAGCGCAGCCCGATGCTGTCCTGCCCGCCGGCCGCCCCGGCGGCCACACCCGCGCGGCGCGGCACGATCACGGTCAGCGGCCCCGGCCAAAAGGCCGTGGTCAGGCGCTCGGCCAGCAGCGGCCACTGACCCGCAAAGGGCTGGGCTGCGGCGGCATCGGCCACGTGCACGATCAAGGGATGGTCGGCCGGGCGGCCTTTGGCGGCAAAAATCTTGGCCACGGCCACGTCGTCATCGGCGCGCGCCGCCAGGCCATAGACGGTCTCGGTGGGCAGGGCCACCAACTCGCCATCGGCCAGGCGCTGCGCGGCCTGTTGAATGTCGAGTTTCAAACCAATCCTTCGGTCGGCAGACCCAGGATGCGGGTGGCCGCCAGGGCCTGTTCGCGCGCTTGCGCCTCGGTGGCACAGGCAATGGTCAGGTGCCCCATCTTGCGGGCACGGCGCGGCTCCGCCTTGCCATACAGGTGCAGATGCGCGCCCGAGAGCTGCAGCACGGCGGCCCAGTCGGGCTCGCGCTGCTGCCCGGCGGCATCAAACCACAGATCACCCAGCAGATTCAACATGAAGCAGGGGCTGTGCAGGCGCGGCGCCGGCAAGGGCAGGCCGGCCATGGCGCGCACCTGCAGCTCGAACTGCGAATGCGAACAGGCATCGATGCTGTAGTGGCCGCTGTTGTGCGGGCGCGGCGCCATCTCATTGGCCAGCAATCGGCCGTCGTCCAGCACAAAGAACT
Above is a window of Inhella inkyongensis DNA encoding:
- a CDS encoding esterase codes for the protein MKFQLRSGLAAMSLAALSACGGGSTQIEPFKPTRLLAFGDEQAFLAEGGKRYGVNALKTGTTTGEVDCAGNPILAQAMATQFSLVLARCNPDNKPVTGYLLGAVGAKVADVKAQIDQHFAASGTVGPKDLITLQVGTHDLVEIYQQFPLKAEAELIELAKTRGKALADQVNRLANANGRIIILTTVDIGLTPYGQAQKAAHTDTDRAALMGRLTAAFNSAMRLGLIEDGRLIGLALADESIATIAKFPSGFGFTDVVKAACTTALPNCTTATLDAAVGTNTWLWADSLRLGPAGATSVNNLAVGRAVNNPF
- a CDS encoding L-threonylcarbamoyladenylate synthase, whose amino-acid sequence is MKLDIQQAAQRLADGELVALPTETVYGLAARADDDVAVAKIFAAKGRPADHPLIVHVADAAAAQPFAGQWPLLAERLTTAFWPGPLTVIVPRRAGVAAGAAGGQDSIGLRCPAHPLFHELLEAAARLGVPGLAAPSANRFGRVSPTTAAHVLQEFEGRIPVLDGGACSVGIESTIVDCTRARPVLLRPGMLDATQIEALLGEPLLAPDAQAPRASGTLEAHYAPRARVRLFAAEQLAQALAQGGLPQGLAVYSRTLWTGGPWAALSAQPEAAAQSLFATLRALDDAGAAEIWVEAPPADDPRWAGVLDRLRRAAAAQA
- a CDS encoding D-alanyl-D-alanine carboxypeptidase/D-alanyl-D-alanine-endopeptidase; this encodes MSRMPPHFSRFFALPLLLGLWLQAGLPACAQSLSPALRQALSQAQLPETALALWAAPVETGAAPWQQWRAEAPHNPASLTKLATTWAALERLGPAWRWKTPVWLDGELDSDSGVLRGNLVIQGSGDPSLVLERLWLLLRRVQQAGVREIQGDIVLDASAFAPDPAGPGDFDGEPWRAGNVRPDALLFNYKSHQLLIRPEPAKSRAWLRLDTGLPLATPQVPLRAGPCADGRGRLRANWREQPGQIAPLHLAGDWPAACGEHSWPLADPDPASYNARLIESLWREAGGRLSGKARSGSAPTERAPSFELLSPPLAELVRDINKHSNNLMAEQLWLSLALQDGARPVDAEAARSGLRQWLAQRLPTTLGGTDWRLENGSGLARGSLMSAQQLGELLRAAWASPVMPELLASLPLAGEDGTMRRDPERFGAARARAHLKTGSLRDVAAIAGYLLRPDGQRLVVVALVQHERAGSARPVLDLALREWATLAAPQSKQGPKGPCQNHAKRKVRTDC